The nucleotide window GTGATGGGGCGATCTCGTTGCATCTTCGGCAGTTGAGACGTTTGTTTTGAATGTCCGAATTCATACCTGGCCAGAAGAAACGTTGTCTAGCGTTGGTTTTCATCGAGGAAACTCCTTGGTGACAGACATGGAGCTCATCGAGAAGACGTTGTCGAAGAGATTTCGGTACGAGTGGTATCCCCTTGGAGAAGATTAAATCATTACTGGTATACAGGCGTTCACGTAGAGACCAGAACTCGCGTAGGTTTGGTGGAACTGATTCTTTATTCGTTGGGAATCCCTCTTCGATAAGCTGGCATAGATGGTGATAATTTTTGTCCGTTTATGCGTGTTTACGGATAGTTTTAAGACGAATAGTGTCAGTGGGTTGTTCGAGGGTAATTTCCTCTTCAATGTAGGCGATATGATTGTCGATGTCAACAGATGCGATGGGTTTCATTCGTGACGTTGCGTCAGACGCAGGATTTAGTTCTCCAGGTATGGGGATAACTTTGAAATTGTACATAAGCGTTTTTTCACGGAACTTAAACACTCTAGGATTTTCGATTTTCTCTAGAGCGCGACTGTTGAAAATAGGAGCGAGAGGTTTATGGTCGACTGTTACGATTAATGAAGGGCAGGCGAGGACGAACATTCTGCAGCTGTGAAGTCCGATCATAAGGGCTAATGCTTCACCCTCGATAGGGGCGTATCGGCTTTCCGAGTCTCGTGAATCGGGAACCAGCGTAAATTGTTTTCCAATGATCGGGGCAATGTTTTTGAAACAGGGTGAAACTTATACCGGTTTTCGACCAATGTGTCGATAACCAGGTCTGGCGGTTGAGCTGAAAAGATTTAACCCCGTCTTTGATAGCGTCAATAATTGCTACCTTCGATCGTTGAAATACAGTTTCTAGGGTATCGTCCCAATGAAATTTCTTACTCTTCTCTAATAATTCTCGAAAGGGTGACATTACTGGGGCTTGGGCAAAGGCGTATGTAGTTTGGTTGATTAAGCCGAACCAGGAACGTATATCTTTAATGTTTTTCGGTGTTGGGAATTCCTGGATGGCTTGTAATATTCGAGCTGGTGGTCGGTAACCATCCTCAGTTATATCAAAACCGGCAAACTCTACAACGTCCCCAGCAAAGTGAAATTTTTCTGGATTAAAGATGATACCGTTTGTTGCACACAGGTTGATGTATCTAACGCAATGCCAAAACGATTTGGTAATGTCATTATCCCAAAGGATGGAATCGTCAATACATCGAGCTACTCTAGGAAAGTCTTTGGTGATATCATCAAAGCGCTTGGTGTATCCGTCCCCGGAAGCATGGAAACCTTGAGGTGCGCGAAGGTATCTATAGCGTCCCCACTCGGTGATGAACGTTGTTGCATCACGGGCTTCTTCGGACAAGGCGACACTGTGATATCCGTTCCAAGCGTCTAGGACGGTTTTCTTGACTCTTGGGGGTATGGCGCTGACAATATTGAACGGCGTTTGGGTGTGGTGCGTCTCTCGACGAGTAGCTTTATTCAGCTCCTGTAGGTCGACGGTTCGCCTGGGTGTTCCGTCCTTTTTGGGGACAACGACCATACGAGAACACCATGTTGTTGGGTGACCAGAAGAAATGGGTTCAATGATCCCAAGCGCCACGTCGGAATCGAGTTGGGATTTCACGGTGTATTTCCAGTGATGTGGAATCGGGATTGGGGTGTGTACGGCCTTGGGTGGATTGTCTGGTAGGTACGATATGCGAAGAGGTTCACCAGTCATTACTTCGAGTTTCTGGTGTATACATACATTAAACGAGCTACTGGCGTAATAGTCTTTAATCCATTTCTCAATATCCATTCGGTGGTCATTTGTTGGCAGAAATGGTAGCTTGTCAGGTAATGGGGGGCATTCTGTTCTAATATTACAACCACACGGTGCGATGGAGGTGTCTGGTGTGCTGGGTTTAGTTATAGCGGCGTTAACGGAAGGATCGTTGCGAAACGAATCGCGTAAAATGTCTAAGCGTTTCAGGGCGGTTTGTGAGAGGTAGGTGGTGCTAACCCCCTCACATATGTATAACAGTTCTGTAGTTTTGCCGTTGGCTGTGATAATATCGACGAGGAGGGTTCCGATAATTGTTAGTTTGTTATTACCCACTCCCCTCAGGCGATTTTTTGTAGGTGGAAGCCATCGCTTGGCTTGCGTAATGTTCTTGAGTATATGTGGTCCGGTAGTGCATATCTGTGCACCGGTGTCGGCAACAGCTCTCTCGTTGACTAGTTGTGGAATTTCAGGCCAGTGTTCA belongs to Hydractinia symbiolongicarpus strain clone_291-10 chromosome 1, HSymV2.1, whole genome shotgun sequence and includes:
- the LOC130620726 gene encoding uncharacterized protein K02A2.6-like; amino-acid sequence: MFVLACPSLIVTVDHKPLAPIFNSRALEKIENPRVFKFREKTLMYNFKVIPIPGELNPASDATSRMKPIASVDIDNHIAYIEEEITLEQPTDTIRLKTIQGFPTNKESVPPNLREFWSLRERLYTSNDLIFSKGIPLVPKSLRQRLLDELHVCHQGVSSMKTNARQRFFWPGMNSDIQNKRLNCRRCNEIAPSQSKEPAEQPPQPSYLFQLAATDIFHMVGQRYLIYADRFSGWTEVACLRASPNAATVKNILRRYFSTFSIPEENSSDGGPPYESNEFNAFLNNWGIRHRLSSAYLPESNGRAEVAVKTMKRNLTSNAVQLVLSIPKQ